GCGCGTTTCCTTGTGCAAAGTATGCTTGCCGCAGAAACGGCAGTACTTCTTGTGCTCCAGCCTGTCCGGATGCTGTCTCTTGTTTTTGTCAGTCGTATAATTTCTTCTCTTGCACTCCTGGCAAGCCAGTATAACCAGATCTCTCATCTTTCTCAGCTCTCTACTCTATGATCTCAGTCACGACTCCCGCGCCGACGGTCCTGCCGCCTTCACGGATCGCAAACCTGAGTTCCATTTCCATCGCTATCGGGGTGATCAATTCGATCGCCAGATCGACATCGTCACCAGGCATTACCATCTCGGTCCCCTCGGGAAGCGTTCCCACTCCCGTTACATCCGTCGTCCTGAAGTAGAACTGTGGCCTGTATCCATCAAAGAATGGCGTATGTCGTCCGCCCTCTTCTTTCTTCAGGATATAGACCCTCGCCTTGAACTTCGTGTGTGGTGTCACCGAACCCGGCTTCGCTACTACCATGCCGCGCTCCAGGTCATCCTTGTTCATGCCCCTGAGAAGCAGACCCACATTGTCCCCGGCCATCCCCTGGTCGAGTAGCTTGCGGAACATCTCCACTCCCGTGCACACCGTCTTCTGCGTATCGCGTATCCCTATGACCTCCACCGCGTCTCCTACATTCACTATCCCTCGCTCGATACGTCCCGTCCCGACCGTCCCGCGTCCCGTAATCGAAAATACATCCTCCACAGGCATCAGGAATGGCTTGTCCGTATCTCGCTCAGGCGTCGGTATATAACTGTCGACCGCATCCATAAGCTCCCAGATACTCTTCGCGTCTTCGCCGTCAGCATCGTCGCTCTCAAGTGCCTTCAACGCGCTGCCCTGGATTATCGGTATGTCGTCGCCTGGAAAATCGTACTCACTCAAAAGGTCTCTGATCTCCATCTCCACCAGCTCCAGAAGCTCCGGATCATCCACCATATCGACCTTGTTCATGTATACGATCAGGTA
The sequence above is drawn from the Candidatus Latescibacterota bacterium genome and encodes:
- the rpmG gene encoding 50S ribosomal protein L33, with product MRDLVILACQECKRRNYTTDKNKRQHPDRLEHKKYCRFCGKHTLHKETR
- the tuf gene encoding elongation factor Tu, which gives rise to MAKKKFERTKPHVNVGTIGHVDHGKTTLTAAMTKHMASRGLADYVPFDSIDKAPEERERGITIATAHVEYESEARHYAHVDCPGHADYIKNMITGAAQMDGAIVVVSAADGPMPQTREHILLARQVNVPYLIVYMNKVDMVDDPELLELVEMEIRDLLSEYDFPGDDIPIIQGSALKALESDDADGEDAKSIWELMDAVDSYIPTPERDTDKPFLMPVEDVFSITGRGTVGTGRIERGIVNVGDAVEVIGIRDTQKTVCTGVEMFRKLLDQGMAGDNVGLLLRGMNKDDLERGMVVAKPGSVTPHTKFKARVYILKKEEGGRHTPFFDGYRPQFYFRTTDVTGVGTLPEGTEMVMPGDDVDLAIELITPIAMEMELRFAIREGGRTVGAGVVTEIIE